The Streptomyces sp. P9-A4 genome contains a region encoding:
- a CDS encoding TetR/AcrR family transcriptional regulator yields the protein MNDSSENLPAPAPGSTRPGGRTARTRAAVCDAVLTGLSEHGYPALTVEYVAEHSGVHKTTLYRRWGSVEGLLADALDLAGEDTWTPPDTGSLAGDLRALAREVVDAFGDPARAAAPTAFVGAAFQSPRAAEALRAFYTERFRRCESVVSRAVDRGEAPRGTDPGAVVRAVSAPLFLRLFVTREPIDGALADQSARAACAGIDAGAYIPA from the coding sequence TTGAATGACTCGTCCGAGAATCTCCCCGCCCCGGCCCCCGGCAGCACCCGCCCCGGCGGGCGGACCGCTCGCACCCGGGCCGCCGTGTGCGACGCCGTCCTGACCGGCCTGTCGGAGCACGGCTACCCCGCACTCACCGTGGAATACGTGGCGGAACATTCCGGGGTCCACAAGACGACGCTCTACCGCCGCTGGGGCAGCGTCGAAGGACTTCTCGCCGACGCGCTCGACCTGGCCGGCGAGGACACCTGGACGCCACCGGACACCGGCAGCCTCGCGGGGGATCTGCGCGCCCTCGCGCGCGAGGTCGTCGACGCGTTCGGCGATCCCGCCCGGGCCGCCGCACCGACCGCGTTCGTCGGCGCCGCGTTCCAGTCGCCACGGGCCGCCGAGGCCCTCCGCGCCTTCTACACCGAGCGTTTCCGTCGCTGCGAGAGCGTCGTCAGCCGCGCCGTGGACCGCGGCGAGGCGCCTCGGGGCACCGACCCGGGCGCGGTCGTCCGGGCCGTCTCGGCACCCTTGTTCCTACGGCTGTTCGTCACCCGCGAGCCGATCGACGGCGCGCTCGCGGACCAGTCGGCGCGGGCGGCGTGCGCGGGGATCGACGCGGGCGCCTACATCCCCGCGTAG
- a CDS encoding YdbC family protein → MLVKWIRCTVTDRRGFERGQRKWAGLLGEPGFRGQGGGWSRARPDVAHIFAFWESRAFYDSFMARSHDRLAATQAGTFKDAQVKLFDHRFDVKTGFEPRFTDADVARVAHCRVHEDRAEHFALMQEKVWNPAMAGSPGMLRGLFGEAPGSEFLVLSMWKSAAEHGKYRVERIERLGLRARTAADVAALAGDVVQLESGWTV, encoded by the coding sequence GTGCTGGTCAAGTGGATTCGCTGCACCGTGACGGACCGTCGAGGGTTCGAGCGGGGGCAGCGGAAATGGGCGGGGCTGCTCGGTGAGCCGGGATTCCGGGGCCAGGGCGGCGGGTGGAGCCGGGCTCGTCCGGACGTCGCCCATATCTTCGCGTTCTGGGAGAGCCGGGCGTTCTACGACTCGTTCATGGCGCGCTCGCACGACCGGCTCGCGGCAACGCAGGCGGGCACGTTCAAGGACGCCCAGGTCAAGCTGTTCGACCACCGCTTCGACGTGAAGACGGGGTTCGAGCCGCGGTTCACCGACGCCGACGTGGCACGGGTGGCGCACTGTCGTGTCCACGAGGACCGTGCCGAGCACTTCGCGCTCATGCAGGAGAAGGTGTGGAACCCGGCGATGGCCGGGTCCCCGGGCATGCTGCGGGGCCTGTTCGGAGAGGCGCCCGGCAGCGAGTTCCTGGTGCTGTCGATGTGGAAGTCCGCGGCGGAACACGGAAAGTACCGGGTGGAGCGCATCGAGCGGCTCGGCCTGCGGGCCCGTACCGCGGCGGACGTCGCGGCGCTCGCCGGCGACGTGGTGCAGCTCGAATCGGGCTGGACCGTCTGA
- a CDS encoding vitamin B12-dependent ribonucleotide reductase, which produces MTETASGPARGSRSKGTKAAGKGLRIERIHTTPGVHPYDEVAWERRDVVMTNWRDGSINFEQRGVEFPDFWSVNAVNIVTSKYFRGAVGTPQRETGLKQLIDRIVKTYTKAGEEHGYFTSPADAEIFEHELAYALLHQIFSFNSPVWFNVGTPQPQQVSACFILSVDDSMESILDWYKEEGMIFKGGSGAGLNLSRIRSSKELLSSGGNASGPVSFMRGADASAGTIKSGGATRRAAKMVILDVDHPDIENFIETKVKEEEKIRALRDAGFDMDLGGDDITSVQYQNANNSVRVNDTFMKAVESGGKFGLTSRMTGEVIEEVDAKSLFRKMAEAAWACADPGIQYDDTINHWHTCPESGRINGSNPCSEYMHLDNTSCNLASLNLMKFLKDDGKGTQSFDVERFAKVVELVITAMDISICFADFPTEKIGENTRAFRQLGIGYANLGALLMATGHAYDSDGGRALAGAISSLMTGTSYKRSAELAAVVGAYDGYARNAEPHQRVMQQHADENTKAVRVDDLDSPIWAAATEAWQDVIRLGAKNGFRNAQASVIAPTGTIGLAMSCDTTGLEPDLALVKFKKLVGGGSMQIVNGTVPQALRRLGYQEEQIEAIVAHIAENGNVIDAPGLKTEHYEVFDCAMGERSISAMGHVRMMAAIQPWISGALSKTVNLPETATVEDVEEVYFEAWKMGVKALAIYRDNCKVGQPLSAKKKENEKAEVTAKSEATIREAVEKVVEYRPVRKRLPKGRPGITTSFTVGGAEGYMTANSYPDDGLGEVFLKMSKQGSTLAGMMDAFSIAVSVGLQYGVPLETYVSKFTNMRFEPAGMTDDPDVRMAQSIVDYIFRRLALDFLPFETRSALGIHSAEERQRHLDTGSYEQSEEDEVDIETLAQSAPRAQELKAVATPAPKTEVPAPKQAHTSAELVEMQLGISADAPLCFSCGTKMQRAGSCYICEGCGSTSGCS; this is translated from the coding sequence ATGACAGAGACGGCGAGCGGTCCGGCACGTGGTTCTCGTTCCAAGGGGACGAAGGCTGCGGGCAAGGGCCTGCGCATCGAGCGCATCCACACCACCCCCGGCGTGCATCCGTACGACGAGGTGGCCTGGGAGCGCCGTGACGTCGTCATGACCAACTGGCGCGACGGCTCGATCAACTTCGAGCAGCGTGGCGTCGAGTTCCCCGACTTCTGGTCGGTGAACGCGGTCAACATCGTCACCAGCAAGTACTTCCGCGGGGCGGTCGGCACCCCGCAGCGCGAGACCGGTCTCAAGCAGCTCATCGACCGGATCGTGAAGACGTACACGAAGGCCGGCGAGGAGCACGGCTACTTCACCTCGCCCGCCGACGCCGAGATCTTCGAGCACGAGCTGGCCTACGCCCTCCTGCACCAGATCTTCAGCTTCAACTCGCCGGTCTGGTTCAACGTCGGCACGCCCCAGCCCCAGCAGGTCTCCGCCTGCTTCATCCTGTCCGTCGACGACTCCATGGAGTCCATCCTCGACTGGTACAAGGAAGAGGGCATGATCTTCAAGGGCGGCTCCGGCGCCGGCCTGAACCTCTCCCGTATCCGCTCCTCCAAGGAGCTGCTCTCCTCCGGCGGCAACGCCTCCGGACCGGTCTCCTTCATGCGTGGTGCCGACGCCTCCGCGGGAACGATCAAGTCGGGCGGTGCGACCCGTCGCGCGGCCAAGATGGTCATCCTCGACGTCGACCACCCCGACATCGAGAACTTCATCGAGACCAAGGTCAAGGAGGAGGAGAAGATCCGCGCCCTCCGTGACGCGGGCTTCGACATGGACCTGGGCGGCGACGACATCACGTCCGTCCAGTACCAGAACGCCAACAACTCGGTCCGCGTGAACGACACGTTCATGAAGGCCGTCGAGTCCGGCGGGAAGTTCGGCCTCACCTCCCGTATGACCGGCGAGGTCATCGAGGAGGTCGACGCCAAGTCGCTCTTCCGCAAGATGGCCGAGGCCGCGTGGGCCTGCGCCGACCCGGGCATCCAGTACGACGACACGATCAACCACTGGCACACCTGCCCCGAGTCCGGCCGCATCAACGGCTCGAACCCGTGCAGCGAGTACATGCACCTGGACAACACGTCCTGCAACCTCGCCTCGCTGAACCTGATGAAGTTCCTCAAGGACGACGGCAAGGGCACCCAGTCCTTCGACGTCGAGCGCTTCGCCAAGGTCGTCGAGCTCGTCATCACCGCGATGGACATCTCCATCTGCTTCGCCGACTTCCCCACCGAGAAGATCGGCGAGAACACCCGCGCCTTCCGCCAGCTCGGCATCGGCTACGCCAACCTCGGCGCCCTGCTGATGGCGACCGGCCACGCGTACGACTCCGACGGCGGCCGCGCCCTCGCCGGCGCCATCTCCTCCCTGATGACCGGCACCTCGTACAAGCGCTCCGCCGAGCTCGCCGCGGTCGTCGGCGCGTACGACGGCTACGCCCGCAACGCCGAGCCGCACCAGCGCGTCATGCAGCAGCACGCCGACGAGAACACCAAGGCCGTCCGCGTGGACGACCTCGACTCGCCGATCTGGGCCGCCGCCACGGAGGCCTGGCAGGACGTGATCCGCCTCGGCGCCAAGAACGGCTTCCGCAACGCCCAGGCCTCGGTCATCGCCCCGACCGGCACCATCGGTCTCGCGATGTCCTGCGACACCACCGGCCTCGAGCCCGACCTCGCCCTGGTCAAGTTCAAGAAGCTGGTCGGCGGCGGCTCGATGCAGATCGTCAACGGCACCGTCCCGCAGGCCCTGCGCCGCCTGGGTTACCAGGAGGAGCAGATCGAGGCGATCGTCGCCCACATCGCCGAGAACGGCAATGTGATCGACGCCCCCGGCCTGAAGACCGAGCACTACGAGGTCTTCGACTGCGCCATGGGCGAGCGCTCCATCTCCGCGATGGGCCACGTCCGCATGATGGCCGCCATCCAGCCGTGGATCTCGGGCGCCCTCTCCAAGACCGTGAACCTGCCGGAGACGGCCACGGTCGAGGACGTCGAGGAGGTCTACTTCGAGGCCTGGAAGATGGGCGTCAAGGCGCTCGCGATCTACCGCGATAACTGCAAGGTCGGCCAGCCGCTCTCCGCCAAGAAGAAGGAGAACGAGAAGGCCGAGGTCACCGCGAAGTCCGAGGCGACGATCCGCGAGGCCGTCGAGAAGGTCGTCGAGTACCGCCCGGTCCGCAAGCGTCTGCCCAAGGGCCGTCCGGGGATCACCACCTCCTTCACCGTCGGTGGCGCCGAGGGCTACATGACCGCCAACTCCTACCCGGACGACGGTCTCGGCGAGGTCTTCCTCAAGATGTCCAAGCAGGGTTCGACGCTCGCCGGCATGATGGACGCCTTCTCCATCGCCGTCTCCGTCGGTCTGCAGTACGGCGTCCCGCTGGAGACGTACGTCTCGAAGTTCACCAACATGCGCTTCGAGCCGGCCGGCATGACGGACGACCCGGACGTGCGGATGGCGCAGTCGATCGTCGACTACATCTTCCGTCGCCTGGCGCTCGACTTCCTGCCCTTCGAGACCCGCTCCGCCCTCGGCATCCACTCGGCCGAGGAGCGTCAGCGCCACCTGGACACCGGCTCGTACGAGCAGTCCGAGGAGGACGAGGTCGACATCGAGACCCTCGCCCAGTCGGCGCCCCGCGCCCAGGAGTTGAAGGCCGTCGCCACCCCGGCGCCGAAGACCGAGGTTCCGGCCCCGAAGCAGGCGCACACCTCGGCGGAGCTCGTCGAGATGCAGCTCGGCATCAGCGCCGACGCCCCGCTCTGCTTCTCCTGCGGCACCAAGATGCAGCGCGCCGGCTCCTGCTACATCTGCGAGGGCTGCGGCTCGACCAGCGGCTGCAGCTGA
- a CDS encoding ADP-ribosylglycohydrolase family protein, whose product MTADSAFDRRFDRALASLRGLSVGDALGSQFFVPAHYPLLKRRELPDGPWQWTDDTEMACSVLAVLAAHHRIDQDALAMSFARHHDFDRGYGPAVNRMLRLIREGGDWRELAAALFQGQGSWGNGAAMRIAPLGAWYADDPEQATHQAEISAYTTHQHREAVVGAMAVAAAAALAADLAGPPTPEALLDGVIALVPRSAVGAGLRRARDMLDYGDAGTVAAVLGSGRRTSAHDTVPFALWSAARGLGDYERVFWTTAQVGGDVDTTCAIAGGVVASATNGAPPADWLRQTEDLPEWVPVEVA is encoded by the coding sequence ATGACCGCTGACTCCGCATTCGACCGGCGCTTCGACCGCGCCCTGGCCAGCCTGCGCGGGCTGTCCGTGGGAGACGCCCTGGGCTCCCAGTTCTTCGTCCCCGCCCACTATCCCCTGCTGAAGCGGCGCGAGCTGCCCGACGGCCCCTGGCAGTGGACCGACGACACCGAGATGGCCTGCTCCGTCCTCGCGGTCCTCGCCGCCCACCACCGGATCGACCAGGACGCCCTGGCCATGTCCTTCGCCCGGCACCACGACTTCGACCGGGGCTACGGCCCCGCGGTCAACCGCATGCTCCGGCTCATCCGGGAAGGCGGCGACTGGCGGGAGCTGGCCGCCGCGCTCTTCCAGGGCCAGGGTTCCTGGGGCAACGGCGCCGCCATGCGGATCGCCCCGCTCGGAGCCTGGTACGCGGACGACCCGGAGCAGGCGACGCACCAGGCCGAGATCTCCGCGTACACGACCCACCAGCACCGCGAGGCCGTGGTCGGCGCGATGGCGGTGGCAGCCGCCGCGGCTCTGGCCGCCGACCTCGCAGGACCGCCCACGCCCGAGGCGCTGCTCGACGGGGTCATCGCCCTCGTGCCCCGCAGTGCGGTGGGGGCGGGGCTGCGCCGGGCGCGCGACATGCTCGACTACGGCGACGCGGGCACGGTCGCCGCGGTCCTCGGCAGTGGCCGCCGGACCAGCGCACACGACACGGTGCCCTTCGCGCTCTGGTCGGCGGCGCGTGGCCTCGGCGACTACGAGCGGGTGTTCTGGACGACCGCGCAGGTCGGCGGTGACGTCGACACGACCTGTGCCATTGCCGGGGGCGTCGTGGCCTCCGCGACGAACGGCGCGCCGCCGGCGGACTGGCTGCGGCAGACCGAGGACCTTCCCGAGTGGGTTCCGGTCGAGGTGGCCTGA
- a CDS encoding TerD family protein, giving the protein MSGLSKGVGRVEVALKWDPAPAGAPAHDLDLVAGVFTADDPTGAPDQLVHFGSRSPDGTITLHRDSRTGQGFGYDEAMTLELDRLAPRYARVVVGVAIQQGGGRRAFGDIANTGIRIREGYDDLLVHDFADVPDALSATVVEFVRHDADGWTYHPLSHGFDADPQAFAALLGSVRP; this is encoded by the coding sequence ATGAGCGGACTCAGCAAAGGGGTCGGACGGGTCGAGGTGGCGCTCAAGTGGGACCCCGCGCCGGCCGGGGCACCCGCCCACGACCTGGACCTCGTCGCCGGCGTCTTCACGGCGGACGACCCGACCGGAGCACCGGACCAGCTGGTGCACTTCGGCAGTCGCTCCCCCGACGGCACCATCACGCTCCACCGGGACAGCCGTACGGGGCAGGGATTCGGCTACGACGAGGCTATGACCCTCGAACTGGACCGGCTGGCACCGCGCTACGCGCGCGTGGTGGTGGGCGTCGCCATACAACAGGGCGGCGGGCGGCGGGCCTTCGGCGACATTGCGAACACGGGCATACGGATCCGCGAGGGCTACGACGACCTGCTGGTCCACGACTTCGCGGACGTCCCTGACGCGCTGTCGGCGACGGTCGTCGAGTTCGTACGCCACGACGCCGACGGGTGGACGTACCACCCTCTCAGTCACGGCTTCGACGCGGACCCTCAAGCCTTCGCCGCACTGCTCGGCTCCGTACGCCCCTGA
- a CDS encoding arylamine N-acetyltransferase family protein, with protein MTDLHRAHVGAVPFENLDVALGRPVPLDLKSLQAKLVERRRGGYCYEQNSLFAAALERIGFTVSARGARNRSRGTSLPPVTHALLVVTIEGEQWLADVGFGWQGPLEPVPLRDGVRVEQSGWTFGIGVEGEGVHVLRSLRAEGWIDLYAFAPQSLYPGDFTVMNHYSSSHPRSRFLGQVVAQKPGADARRALVRETLSIVRDDGTTEERVVKAGELTAVLAADFGIELDEAERAGLERLYPADA; from the coding sequence TTGACGGACCTTCACCGGGCGCACGTCGGAGCCGTTCCGTTCGAGAACCTCGACGTGGCCCTCGGACGGCCGGTTCCCCTGGACCTGAAGAGTCTCCAGGCCAAACTCGTCGAGCGCCGACGGGGCGGCTACTGCTACGAGCAGAACTCCCTGTTCGCGGCCGCCCTCGAACGGATCGGGTTCACGGTGTCCGCGCGAGGGGCCCGCAACCGGTCGCGGGGCACGTCGCTGCCGCCCGTCACGCACGCGCTGCTCGTCGTCACGATCGAGGGCGAACAGTGGCTCGCCGACGTCGGGTTCGGCTGGCAGGGGCCGCTGGAACCGGTACCCCTGCGGGACGGCGTCCGTGTCGAGCAGAGCGGCTGGACCTTCGGGATCGGTGTCGAGGGCGAGGGCGTTCATGTACTGCGTTCCCTACGGGCGGAGGGGTGGATCGATCTGTACGCGTTCGCCCCACAGAGCCTCTACCCGGGCGACTTCACCGTCATGAACCACTACAGCTCCAGCCATCCGCGGTCGCGCTTCCTCGGCCAGGTCGTGGCCCAGAAGCCAGGGGCCGACGCCCGCAGGGCACTGGTGCGCGAGACCCTCTCGATCGTTCGGGACGACGGCACCACCGAGGAACGGGTCGTGAAAGCAGGTGAGTTGACCGCCGTCCTGGCGGCCGATTTCGGGATTGAACTGGACGAAGCGGAGCGCGCGGGGCTGGAGCGACTGTATCCGGCGGACGCCTGA
- the abc-f gene encoding ribosomal protection-like ABC-F family protein, with the protein MPTQISLHDVVVTRGDRLLLDQVSLSVRPGERIGIVGENGAGKSTLLRLLAGAEQPDEGRVVALAEGGVRMLAQTPELPPEATVGDAVDIALTDIRSMERRLRALEAGLDRASEAELAAYGELLTAYESRGGYEADARVDKALYGLGLARAGRERRLGSLSGGEQARLGIACAIAAGPEVLLLDEPTNHLDGSALDWLEGALLAHRGTVVAVSHDRTFLERIATAIVEVDGDRRALVRYGDGYTGYRAAREAARRRWDEAYEEWCAEAERLETYAATMARGVAPGREMKDNNKMAFDRAAGRVQASVSGRVRNAGERLRRLREKPVPQPPPPLSFTARPLAGAAEGALVTLAGVRVADRLAVETLTVGAGERLLVHGGNGAGKSTLLKVIAGAVRPDAGDVRRTGRIGYLAQDTTVRRPEERLLASFGRGLGIPEDEQAELLLSYGLFRPADLSVPVGGLSAGQFRRLALARILARPADLLLLDEPGNHLAPGLVEELEEALEQWKGALVVVSHDRALRRRFTGRIRRMDSGRLLG; encoded by the coding sequence TTGCCGACTCAGATCTCCCTGCACGACGTCGTCGTGACCCGCGGCGACCGACTTCTCCTCGACCAGGTCTCGCTCTCCGTGCGCCCCGGAGAGCGGATCGGGATCGTGGGGGAGAACGGCGCGGGCAAGTCGACCCTGCTGCGCCTCCTCGCCGGGGCGGAGCAGCCCGACGAGGGCAGAGTCGTCGCACTCGCCGAAGGCGGAGTGCGGATGCTCGCGCAGACCCCGGAGCTGCCGCCCGAGGCCACCGTCGGCGACGCCGTCGACATCGCGCTCACCGACATCCGCTCCATGGAGCGGCGGCTGCGCGCACTCGAAGCGGGACTCGACCGGGCGAGCGAGGCTGAACTCGCCGCCTACGGCGAACTCCTCACCGCCTACGAGTCGCGGGGCGGGTACGAGGCGGATGCCCGAGTCGACAAAGCGCTGTACGGACTCGGCCTCGCCAGGGCGGGCCGGGAGCGCCGGCTCGGCAGCCTCTCGGGCGGCGAGCAGGCCCGACTCGGCATCGCCTGCGCGATAGCGGCGGGCCCCGAGGTGCTTCTCCTCGACGAACCGACCAACCACCTCGACGGGTCCGCGCTCGACTGGCTGGAGGGGGCGCTCCTGGCGCACCGAGGCACCGTGGTGGCCGTCTCGCACGACCGGACCTTCCTGGAGCGGATCGCCACCGCGATCGTCGAGGTGGACGGTGACCGCCGGGCCCTCGTCCGGTACGGCGACGGGTATACCGGCTACCGCGCGGCGCGGGAAGCCGCCCGGCGGCGATGGGACGAGGCGTACGAGGAGTGGTGCGCGGAGGCGGAGCGCCTGGAGACGTACGCGGCGACCATGGCCCGCGGTGTCGCACCCGGAAGGGAGATGAAGGACAACAACAAGATGGCCTTCGACCGGGCCGCCGGGCGCGTCCAGGCCTCTGTCTCCGGGCGCGTCCGCAATGCCGGGGAGCGGTTGAGGAGACTCCGGGAGAAGCCCGTTCCCCAGCCGCCGCCACCCCTCTCCTTCACCGCCAGGCCCCTCGCCGGCGCCGCCGAGGGGGCGCTCGTCACCCTCGCCGGGGTGCGGGTCGCCGACCGACTCGCCGTTGAGACGCTCACCGTCGGAGCGGGGGAGCGGCTGCTCGTCCACGGAGGCAACGGCGCAGGGAAGTCCACGCTGCTCAAGGTCATCGCCGGGGCCGTCCGCCCCGACGCGGGAGACGTCCGGCGGACCGGACGCATCGGGTACCTGGCCCAGGACACGACCGTACGACGCCCGGAGGAACGGCTGCTCGCCTCGTTCGGGCGGGGGCTCGGCATACCCGAGGACGAGCAGGCCGAACTGCTCCTCTCATACGGACTGTTCCGGCCGGCCGACCTGAGCGTGCCGGTCGGCGGGCTCTCCGCAGGCCAGTTCCGTCGGCTGGCACTCGCCCGGATCCTGGCCAGGCCCGCCGATCTCCTGCTGCTCGACGAGCCGGGCAACCACCTGGCGCCGGGGCTCGTTGAGGAACTGGAAGAGGCCCTGGAACAGTGGAAGGGGGCCCTCGTGGTCGTCTCGCACGACCGTGCCCTGCGCCGCCGCTTCACCGGGCGGATACGCCGGATGGACTCCGGACGCCTCCTCGGCTGA
- a CDS encoding histidine phosphatase family protein — MARPRRIVLVRHGESEGNVDDTVYEREPDHALRLTGTGWEQAEETGERLRELFGDETVSVYVSPYRRTHETLRAFRLPADQVRVREEPRLREQDWGNWQEREDVRLQKAYRDAYGHFFYRFAQGESGADVYDRVGAFLESLYRSFEAPDHPPNVLLVTHGLTMRLFCMRWFHWTVADFESLSNPGNAETRVLLLGEDGRYRLDRPFERWRTPEPYGPTG; from the coding sequence ATGGCACGACCGCGGCGCATCGTCCTCGTACGGCACGGAGAGTCCGAGGGCAATGTCGATGACACGGTGTACGAACGGGAGCCCGACCACGCGCTGCGGCTCACCGGGACCGGCTGGGAGCAGGCGGAGGAGACGGGGGAGCGGCTGCGCGAACTCTTCGGGGACGAGACGGTCAGCGTCTACGTCTCGCCGTACCGTCGCACCCACGAGACGCTCCGGGCCTTCCGGTTGCCCGCCGATCAGGTGCGCGTACGCGAGGAACCGCGACTGCGGGAGCAGGACTGGGGCAACTGGCAGGAGCGGGAGGACGTGCGCCTGCAGAAGGCCTATCGGGACGCCTACGGGCACTTCTTCTATCGCTTCGCCCAGGGCGAGTCCGGGGCGGACGTCTACGACCGGGTCGGGGCGTTCCTGGAGAGCCTGTACCGCAGTTTCGAGGCGCCCGACCATCCGCCCAACGTCCTGCTCGTCACCCATGGGCTGACCATGCGCCTGTTCTGCATGCGCTGGTTCCACTGGACGGTCGCGGACTTCGAGTCGCTCTCGAACCCCGGCAACGCCGAGACCCGCGTCCTCCTGCTCGGTGAGGACGGGCGATACCGCCTGGACAGGCCGTTCGAACGCTGGCGTACCCCGGAACCGTACGGCCCCACCGGATAG